A section of the Lepus europaeus isolate LE1 chromosome 19, mLepTim1.pri, whole genome shotgun sequence genome encodes:
- the LOC133748315 gene encoding LOW QUALITY PROTEIN: uncharacterized protein LOC133748315 (The sequence of the model RefSeq protein was modified relative to this genomic sequence to represent the inferred CDS: inserted 6 bases in 3 codons): MARHRNVRGYHHDEDLEDDDYYGQSVEDDYHISPSTAAQFIYSPSVVEPAEEYDSEELKQSSSSLSNHQLSGIDQARXYSCLDHMRKVLGDAVPGEMLTEAILKNKCDVQKALSVVLEQDNLPRLKDKSERVVTTGNTAKGVLFSSSEVSADNGQNSYSQSGNHLNCSSKPFDFRSSVANYGLYHKPSVVPSHYLPQRKKKLDRPQSEKKLESCKLTRELSVADLIHDIPTDSYKSLPSVRLSSTDSLENLLSKNPDTDLLRHHVSECVSKDDSAFKGVPDLQSLMIKSTPPDNSVFIQNNLLPDLPNVPVQSKLVSLNKHLHLTSSLENMTLDNLNASKETEVASVSLVGPGDKNHILEEDNSAVAPAGKPILAELFQENKGNNPSHCVTLSDLCNQQSSSSFTDRSLGSFPLSQLANRCQSSTGISELTGSLSSLAFHKSPTRDRENLSLSDLIAETIAVDNSXIKKDSLEPNSSEMKSPGIDSNIDLSVPIKTSDVVPKPIVDELVAPTAGAKVLSSKLGKTSSSVKDNKKNKKGSLTRKIPFSLSWTKALAARPSAFXTLGLRYPLKGRKQRTLDLSRTFLYSRQVQDVKDKEMSPLVAITPFDFKSASPHDTVKANQKKALKENSNKENLTPVVELVI, translated from the exons ATGGCCCGACATCGGAATGTCAGAGGCTATCACCACGATGAAGATCTTGAAGATGATGATTATTACGGCCAGTCTGTGGAGGATGATTACCATATTTCTCCATCAACAGCTGCTCAGTTTATTTACTCACCTTCAGTTGTTGAGCCTGCAGAAGAATATGATTCTGAAGAACTGAAGCAATCTTCCAGCTCGCTTTCAAACCATCAGCTAAGCGGAATTGATCAAGCTCG CTATTCATGCCTTGATCACATGAGAAAGGTACTTGGAGATGCTGTACCAGGTGAAATGCTCACAGAAGCAATTCTGAAGAACAAGTGTGATGTGCAGAAGGCTTTGTCAGTGGTTCTGGAACAAGATAACCTGCCGCGTCTGAAGGACAAGAGTGAGAGAGTAGTAACTACGGGAAACACAGCAAAAGGAGTcttattttcttcctctgaagTTTCAGCTGATAATGGTCAAAATTCTTACTCTCAATCAGGAAACCATTTGAATTGCAGTAGCAAACCCTTTGATTTTCGTAGTTCTGTAGCCAACTACGGATTATATCATAAACCTTCAGTTGTACCAAGTCACTATTTACcccagagaaaaaagaaacttgacaGGCCTCAAAGTGAAAAGAAACTAGAATCATGTAAGTTAACAAGAGAGCTTTCAGTAGCTGACCTAATTCATGATATACCAACAGATTCTTATAAAAGTCTGCCATCA g TCAGATTATCATCCACAGATAGTTTGGAAAATCTGCTTTCAAAAAATCCAGATACTGATTTGTTGAGACATCATGTATCCGAATGTGTTTCCAAAGATGATTCTGCATTCAAAGGAGTACCAGACTTACAGTCTTTAATGATAAAGAGTACACCACCTGATAATTCTGTGTTCATTCAAAATAACTTACTACCTGATTTACCAAACGTTCCAGTACAAAGCAAGTTAGTAAGTTTAAATAAGCATTTGCACTTAACTAGCTCATTGGAAAATATGACTCTTGATAATTTAAATGCTAGTAAAGAGACTGAAGTTGCAAGTGTTTCTTTAGTTGGGCCAGGTGACAAGAATCACATCTTAGAAGAAGacaattcggccg ttgCCCCAGCCGGAAAGCCCATCCTAGCTGAACTGTTTCAGgagaacaaaggaaacaatccaaGTCACTGTGTCACTTTATCTGATCTTTGTAACCAGCAGTCATCTTCCAGTTTCACAGATCGAAGTTTGGGATCCTTTCCCCTGTCCCAGCTGGCAAATCGCTGTCAGTCTTCAACTGGGATATCAGAATTAACAGGATCTCTCTCATCCTTGGCATTTCATAAATCTCCCACAAGAGACCGCGAGAATTTGTCACTTTCTGACTTGATTGCAGAAACGATTGCTGTAGACAACTC CATTAAGAAAGATTCTTTGGAGCCCAATTCATCTGAAATGAAGTCTCCTGGGATAGATTCAAATATTGATCTTAGTGTCCCCATAAAAACATCAGATGTTGTTCCAAAGCCTATAGTAGATGAATTGGTTGCTCCAACAGCAGGAGCTAAAGTTCTAAGTTCAAAGTTAGGAAAAACTTCCAGTTCTGTTAAagataataagaaaaacaaaaaaggctcTCTGACTAGAAAAatacccttttctctctcttggaCCAAGGCCCTTGCTGCTAGACCTTCAGCTTT AACACTGGGTCTTCGTTACCCACTGAAAGGCCGCAAGCAACGCACCCTTGACCTCTCTAGGACTTTTCTTTATAGTCGACAAGTCCAAGACGTAAAGGACAAAGAAATGAGTCCTCTTGTAGCAATAACACCATTTGACTTCAAATCAGCTTCTCCTCATGACACTGTAAAAGCTAATCAGAAGAAAGCATTAAAAGAGAATAGTAACAAGGAAAACTTGACTCCTGTTGTAGAGCTTGTTATTTAG